A genomic segment from Truepera sp. encodes:
- the rplL gene encoding 50S ribosomal protein L7/L12, translated as MAFDKQALIDQLGGLTVLELVDLVDTLKETWGVEAAAAMPMGMMMAGPAAAAEAVEEQTEFNVTIKSTTGEKKLSVIKEVRAITSLGLKEAKDLVEAGGVVREAVSKEEAAEVKAKLEAAGAEVEVS; from the coding sequence ATGGCTTTCGATAAACAGGCTTTGATCGATCAGCTCGGTGGTTTGACCGTGCTCGAGCTAGTGGACCTGGTAGACACCCTCAAGGAGACGTGGGGCGTCGAGGCGGCTGCCGCCATGCCCATGGGCATGATGATGGCGGGCCCCGCCGCCGCCGCCGAGGCCGTGGAGGAGCAGACGGAGTTCAACGTCACCATCAAGTCCACCACCGGCGAGAAGAAGCTCAGCGTCATCAAGGAGGTCCGCGCCATCACCAGCCTCGGGCTCAAGGAAGCCAAGGACCTGGTAGAGGCCGGCGGGGTCGTCAGGGAAGCGGTCAGCAAGGAAGAGGCCGCCGAAGTGAAGGCCAAGCTCGAAGCCGCAGGCGCCGAAGTCGAGGTCAGCTAG